CGTGGAAGGGGCTTCCCCGCCTCGACCGCAAGTCGGACGACGAGCTGTGGCATCGCTTCTCGCATGCCCGGTCGGCGTTCTCCAAGCGCCGCAAGGCTCACTTCGCGGCGCTCGACGCGCAGCGCGAGGACGCCCGCAAGGCCAAGGAGAAGCTGGTCGCCGAGGCCGAGGCACTCTCCGGTTCCACGGACTGGGGTACGACGGCCGCCCGGTACCGCGACCTGATGACCGAGTGGAAGGCCGCGGGCCGCGCCCAGCGCGAGGCCGAGGACGACCTGTGGAACCGCTTCCGCGGTGCGCAGGACGTGTTCTTCGCTGCCCGCAGTGGTGTGTTCGCCGAGCGGGACGCGGAACAGGGCGAGAACCTCAAGCTCAAGGAGGAGCTCGCCGAGGAGGCCGAGAAGCTGGTGCCGGTGAGGGACCTGAAGACGGCCAGGGCCGCCTTCCGTGCCCTCAACGAGCGCTGGGAGGCCATCGGCCACGTACCGCGTGACGCCCGCCCGAAGGTCGAGGGGCGGATGCAGGCGGTGGAGCGCGCGCTCCAGGAGGCCGAGGAGAACGAGTGGCGCCGTTCGAACCCGGAGGCGCGGGCGCGCGCCGAGGGTCTGACCGGTCAGCTCCAGGCGGCCGTGGACAAGCTGCGCAAGCAGATCGACACGGCTCGCGCCTCGGGCAACAACGCCAGGGCGGACAAGCTGGCCAAGGAGCTCGAGGGCCGGCAGGCGCTGCTGGACCAGGCGCTCAAGGGCCTGGAGGAGTTCAGCGGCTGATTCCGGCCACATGAACGCGAGAGGGGCTCCTGTACTTCGCGTACAGGAGCCCCTCTCGCGTTCTCGTGGCGTCCGGGCTACGGCCGGCGGGCCGAGGTCACCCGGTAGACGTCGTAGACGCCCTCCACGCCCCGCACGGCCTTCAGAACGTGCCCCAGGTGCTTCGGGTCGCCCATCTCGAAGGTGAAGCGCGAGGTCGCCACCCGGTCCCTGGACGTCTGGACGGCCGCCGACAGGATGTTGACGTGCTGGTCGGACAGGACGCGGGTGACGTCGGAGAGCAGGCGGGACCGGTCCAGTGCCTCGACCTGGATGGCGACCAGGAAGACCGAGGACTGGGTGGGGGCCCACTCGACCTCGAGGATGCGCTCCGGCTGCTGGGACAGCGAGTCGACGTTGACGCAGTCGGCGCGGTGCACCGAGACGCCGCTGCCGCGGGTGACGAAGCCGATGATCGGGTCGCCCGGGACGGGGGTGCAGCAGCGGGCCAGCTTGACCCAGACGTCCTCGACGCCCTTGACGACCACGCCCGGGTCGGCGTTGGCCCGGCGCTTGCTGCGACCGCGCGAGGGCGGTGCGCTCTCGACGAGGTCCTCGTTGGCGGCGTCCTCTCCGCCGAGCGCCTGGACGAGCTTCTGTACGACGCCGGCGGCGGCGACATGGCCCTCACCGATGGCCGCGTACAGCGACGAGATGTCCGGGTAGCGCATCTCGTGGGCGAGCGTGACGAGCGAGTCACCGGTCAGAATCCGCTGGATCGGCAGGTTCTGCTTGCGCATGGCGCGCGCGATGGCGTCCTTGCCCTGCTCGATCGCCTCGTCGCGGCGCTCCTTGGAGAACCAGGCGCGGATCTTGTTCCGGGCGCGGGGCGACTTGACGAAGCCGAGCCAGTCCCGGGAGGGTCCGGCGCCGGCCGCCTTGGAGGTGAAGACCTCGACGAGGTCACCGTTGTCCAGGGTCGATTCGAGCGGGACGAGGCGCCCGTTGACCCGTGCTCCTATCGTCCGGTGGCCGACCTCCGTGTGGACGGCGTACGCGAAGTCCACGGGGGTGGCACCGGCGGGCAGCGCTATGACGTCGCCCTTGGGCGTGAAGACGAAGACCTCGTTGCGCGAGAGGTCGAAGCGCAGGGACTCCAGGAACTCGCTGGGGTCCTCGGTCTCCTTCTGCCAGTCCAGGAGCTGGCGCAGCCACGCCATGTCGTTGACGGTGTCCTGGCCGCGGCCGGTGTTCTTGGGCACGTCGGTGCGGACCTTGGAGGCACCGGCGACGGCCTCCTGCTTGTACTTCCAGTGCGCGGCGATGCCGTACTCGGCGCGGCGGTGCATGTCGAACGTACGGATCTGGAGCTCGACGGGCTTGCCGCTGGGACCGATCACCGTGGTGTGCAGCGACTGGTACATGTTGAACTTCGGCATCGCGATGTAGTCCTTGAACCGGCCGGGGACCGGATTCCATCGCGCGTGAACGGTGCCGAGGGCCGCGTAGCAGTCGCGGACCGTGTCGACAAGTACACGAATCCCCACCAGGTCGTAGATCTCGGCGAAGTCGCGGCCTCGCACGATCATCTTCTGGTAGACGCTGTAGTAGTGCTTCGGCCGTCCGGTGACGGTGGCCTTGATGCGGGCGGCGCGCAGGTCGGACTGGACCTCGTCGGTCACTATGGCGAGGTACTCGTCGCGCTTGGGGGCCCGCTCCGCGACGAGACGGACGATCTCGTCGTACATCTTGGGGTAGAGGATCGCGAAGGCGAGGTCCTCCAGCTCCCACTTGATGGTGTTCATGCCCAGGCGGTGGGCCAGGGGCGCGTAGATCTCAAGGGTCTCGCGGGCCTTCTTCTCCTGCTTCTCCCGCTTGAGATAGCGCATGGTGCGCATGTTGTGCAGCCGGTCGGCGAGCTTGATCACCAGGACCCGGGGGTCCTTGGCCATGGCGACGACCATCTTGCGTACGGTCTCGGCCTGGGCGGCCTCGCCGAACTTGACCTTGTCGAGCTTCGTGACGCCGTCGACGAGCAGTGCGACCTGGTCGCCGAAGTCCTTGCGCAGGGTGTCCAGGCCGTACTCGGTGTCCTCGACGGTGTCGTGCAGGAGCCCGGCCATCAGGGTGGCGGGGTCCATGCCGAGCTCGGCGAGGATCGTCGTGACGGCGAGCGGGTGCGTGATGTACGGGTCGCCGCTCTTGCGCTTCTGGCCCCGGTGCCAGCGTTCGGCGACCTGGTAGGCGCGCTCGATCTGGCGCAGTGTCGCCGTCTCGATCTTGGGGTCGTTGGAGCGGACCGTCCGCAGCAGCGGTTCGAGCACGGGGTTGTACGGGCTGGAGCGCTGGACGCCGAGCCGGGCCAGGCGCGCCCTGACCCGGTTGGACGATCCGCCGGAGCGGGGCACCGAGCCGGCCGGGACGACCGGCTTGGCCGTGGGCTTGACGGGGGGCTTGGCCGCCGGTCCTGCCGGGGGCGCGGGGTCCTTCACGGGCCCGGTCGCCTCCGCGGGCGCGGCCGGTGCTCCGGCGGCGGGCTCGGCGGCGCCGGCCGGGGGCTCGGTGCCCGCACCGGGTCCCGGTGCGGCCTTCGCCGGGGTCGGCCCGGCCTTCGCGGGGGCCGGCGAGGCGGGTTCCGGTGCCTTCCCGGGGCTGTCCGCGGGCTCACGCGCCGCAGGCTTCGGCGTGCCCGCCGGCTGCGCCTTCTCGGGCGTGGCGTTGTCCGCCGCGGGCTTGTCGGGCTGCGGGGCGGCGACTGGCTGGGCCTCGTCTGGCAAGAGCGCTCCTCGTGCGGAACCGGGGTACCCGGAAAGCCCATGGTATCGACCCGGTGGCGGGCCGACGCCCGGGGACCGGGGGACCCTTCGGAACGCGGGACGGGCACCCGGGTGTTCCCGGGTGCCCGTCCTGTGTGTCCGGCTGTCGTGCGCCGGCCCTTCCTGCCGTCGGTCAGACGGTGATCAGGGCCTCCAGTGGGGCGCCTCGCAGCGCCGGTTCCAGCCGTGCGCGGCCCGGGAGGAAACCGAGCTCCATGAGGACCGCGACGCCCGAGACCTGGGCGCCGGCCCGCCGGATCAGTTCCAGCGATGCCTCGGCGGTGCCGCCGGTGGCGAGGACGTCGTCGATGACCATGATCCGGTCGTCGGCCGACAGGTCCTCCGCGTGGATCTCGATCTCCGCGGAGCCGTACTCCAGCTCGTACGCCTGGCTGAGCGTGGCTCCGGGCAGCTTGCCGGCCTTGCGGACCGGTACGAAGCCGAGGCCCGCCCGCACCGCGACCGGCGCCGCCAGGATGAAGCCGCGCGCCTCCAGACCGACGATCTTGGTGGCGCCGTGCTGTACGCACAGCTCCGCAAGGGTGTCGGTCAGCAGCGTGAAGGCGACCGGGTCCGCGAGCAGCGGGGTGATGTCCTTGAACATCACGCCGGGCTTCGGATAGTCGGCGACGTCACGGATGCGGCTGAGCAGCAGCTCGCGGGTGGTTTCGGCGCTGGTGGTCATCGACGGTTCCCCGAGGTGCGGCCGTGGCCCCTGGGCTGCTGACGCTGGCCCACGACGGCGCCTGCGGTCTCGGCGTCCTCGTGGGAGTCGTCACGGGGCTCGTCGTCGCGCTCGTCCTCGACGGACTCGCCCTTGGCGGCGGCTGCCGCACGCTTGGCGAGGATCCGCTTCTTCAGCGCCTTCATCTGCGGGTCGCGTTCCTTGAGGTCGGCGACGAGCGGCGTGGCGATGAAGATCGAGGAGTA
The Streptomyces sp. NBC_00234 DNA segment above includes these coding regions:
- a CDS encoding DUF349 domain-containing protein, giving the protein MSSDPWGRVDETGTVYVRTADGEQVVGSWQAGSPEEALAYFERKYEGLVVEIGLLERRVKTTDLSAKDATAAIDHLRTQVDEHHAVGDLAALRTRLDALVATVDSRREERKVQKAKQTDEARQAKEALVVEAEELAQSEQWRSAGERLRALVDTWKGLPRLDRKSDDELWHRFSHARSAFSKRRKAHFAALDAQREDARKAKEKLVAEAEALSGSTDWGTTAARYRDLMTEWKAAGRAQREAEDDLWNRFRGAQDVFFAARSGVFAERDAEQGENLKLKEELAEEAEKLVPVRDLKTARAAFRALNERWEAIGHVPRDARPKVEGRMQAVERALQEAEENEWRRSNPEARARAEGLTGQLQAAVDKLRKQIDTARASGNNARADKLAKELEGRQALLDQALKGLEEFSG
- a CDS encoding adenine phosphoribosyltransferase is translated as MTTSAETTRELLLSRIRDVADYPKPGVMFKDITPLLADPVAFTLLTDTLAELCVQHGATKIVGLEARGFILAAPVAVRAGLGFVPVRKAGKLPGATLSQAYELEYGSAEIEIHAEDLSADDRIMVIDDVLATGGTAEASLELIRRAGAQVSGVAVLMELGFLPGRARLEPALRGAPLEALITV
- a CDS encoding RelA/SpoT family protein, whose product is MPDEAQPVAAPQPDKPAADNATPEKAQPAGTPKPAAREPADSPGKAPEPASPAPAKAGPTPAKAAPGPGAGTEPPAGAAEPAAGAPAAPAEATGPVKDPAPPAGPAAKPPVKPTAKPVVPAGSVPRSGGSSNRVRARLARLGVQRSSPYNPVLEPLLRTVRSNDPKIETATLRQIERAYQVAERWHRGQKRKSGDPYITHPLAVTTILAELGMDPATLMAGLLHDTVEDTEYGLDTLRKDFGDQVALLVDGVTKLDKVKFGEAAQAETVRKMVVAMAKDPRVLVIKLADRLHNMRTMRYLKREKQEKKARETLEIYAPLAHRLGMNTIKWELEDLAFAILYPKMYDEIVRLVAERAPKRDEYLAIVTDEVQSDLRAARIKATVTGRPKHYYSVYQKMIVRGRDFAEIYDLVGIRVLVDTVRDCYAALGTVHARWNPVPGRFKDYIAMPKFNMYQSLHTTVIGPSGKPVELQIRTFDMHRRAEYGIAAHWKYKQEAVAGASKVRTDVPKNTGRGQDTVNDMAWLRQLLDWQKETEDPSEFLESLRFDLSRNEVFVFTPKGDVIALPAGATPVDFAYAVHTEVGHRTIGARVNGRLVPLESTLDNGDLVEVFTSKAAGAGPSRDWLGFVKSPRARNKIRAWFSKERRDEAIEQGKDAIARAMRKQNLPIQRILTGDSLVTLAHEMRYPDISSLYAAIGEGHVAAAGVVQKLVQALGGEDAANEDLVESAPPSRGRSKRRANADPGVVVKGVEDVWVKLARCCTPVPGDPIIGFVTRGSGVSVHRADCVNVDSLSQQPERILEVEWAPTQSSVFLVAIQVEALDRSRLLSDVTRVLSDQHVNILSAAVQTSRDRVATSRFTFEMGDPKHLGHVLKAVRGVEGVYDVYRVTSARRP